One genomic segment of Pedobacter endophyticus includes these proteins:
- a CDS encoding sugar porter family MFS transporter, which translates to MMLKEQNMEIKRSSSYLYLVCLVAALGGFLFGFDTAVISGTISLVKNDFGLDAVSEGWFVSCALLGCIIGVVISGKLSDKFGRKIVLILSALLFLASALGCMYAASFTSLIVFRLIGGIGIGVASMVSPLYISEFAPSRLRGTMVSLYQLALTIGIVTAYFTNAYLASHQIDLFSGNHAEKIFSAEVWRAMLGLGAVPALIFLISLFLVPESPRWLLSRGRTDLASKILIKIDGETAARKELDAFAAQETASEDRSLSTLFKPVYRKALWIGLLLPFLSQVCGINAVIYYGPRILEQAGFTLNNALGGQVTIGLVNVVFTFVAIFTVDKWGRKPLLYIGVGGAVVSLIIIGLLFQLGVISGPWILIFILAFIACFAFSFGPVCWVVIGEIFPNGIRGKAMSLATLTLWIGNFFVGQLTPIMLQGLGSSWTFWIFAICCSPALYLTWKLIPETKGRSLEEIDAHWQRSYQQNKHTN; encoded by the coding sequence ATGATGCTAAAAGAACAAAATATGGAAATAAAAAGAAGCAGTTCCTACCTCTATCTGGTTTGTTTGGTTGCGGCGCTTGGCGGGTTTTTGTTTGGCTTCGATACCGCAGTAATATCCGGAACGATAAGCCTCGTAAAAAACGATTTCGGGCTCGATGCCGTTAGCGAAGGCTGGTTTGTGAGTTGTGCACTCCTTGGCTGCATTATCGGTGTAGTAATTTCTGGTAAGCTGAGCGACAAATTCGGCAGAAAAATTGTGCTTATTCTTTCCGCATTGCTGTTTCTGGCCTCCGCACTCGGTTGTATGTATGCCGCTTCGTTCACTTCCTTAATCGTGTTTAGGCTTATTGGCGGAATTGGAATTGGCGTAGCCTCTATGGTGTCGCCGCTTTATATTTCCGAGTTTGCACCATCAAGGTTAAGGGGAACCATGGTATCATTATATCAGCTTGCGCTAACCATTGGCATTGTAACCGCTTATTTTACCAATGCTTATCTGGCAAGCCACCAAATCGATTTGTTTTCAGGCAATCATGCTGAAAAAATATTTTCGGCCGAGGTTTGGCGGGCAATGCTCGGGCTTGGCGCAGTGCCTGCACTTATATTCCTTATCTCGTTGTTTTTGGTGCCCGAATCTCCCCGCTGGTTGCTTTCCAGAGGGCGAACCGATCTGGCCAGTAAAATCCTTATCAAAATTGATGGCGAAACGGCCGCGAGAAAAGAACTCGATGCCTTTGCCGCACAAGAAACCGCCAGCGAAGACCGCTCGCTCAGCACCTTGTTTAAACCAGTTTACCGAAAAGCATTGTGGATTGGCCTTTTACTGCCCTTTTTATCGCAGGTTTGCGGCATTAATGCAGTAATTTATTACGGACCAAGAATCCTCGAGCAAGCCGGTTTTACCTTAAATAATGCACTGGGCGGTCAGGTAACTATTGGCCTTGTAAACGTGGTTTTTACCTTTGTAGCCATTTTTACCGTTGATAAATGGGGAAGAAAGCCGCTGTTATACATTGGTGTTGGCGGCGCAGTAGTTTCGCTAATCATTATTGGTCTGCTGTTTCAACTCGGCGTTATTTCAGGTCCGTGGATATTGATTTTCATTCTTGCTTTTATTGCCTGTTTTGCCTTTTCTTTCGGACCCGTTTGCTGGGTGGTCATCGGAGAGATTTTTCCCAACGGAATCCGTGGCAAGGCCATGTCGTTGGCCACGCTAACACTTTGGATCGGCAACTTCTTCGTCGGACAGCTTACCCCGATTATGCTGCAGGGACTCGGCTCATCGTGGACGTTTTGGATCTTCGCAATTTGCTGCTCTCCGGCACTTTACCTTACCTGGAAACTGATTCCCGAAACCAAAGGACGATCGCTCGAAGAAATCGATGCCCATTGGCAGCGAAGCTATCAGCAAAACAAGCACACCAATTAA
- a CDS encoding class I mannose-6-phosphate isomerase codes for MNENKSNIYQNLNTDMSIEEPMRKTQQEIMPAFTEAINKPTGYDIYPYYPLGDQKIFNGYAALSDYIAEQKTVVIDGYVGVYWNLFISSLTQELGSRGLSLNIIDTASFFKNEAVIDEMAGEFLGEKDAVWGRKTTLTLADFFDLEAMKSSAASHEFDINIMVGCGASLSDWDAALVYVDLPKNELQHRMSAGAICNLGKSQPQEPTEMYKRFYFVDWVVLNNHKESLVQRADVFVDAQWDEEINWAHADTIRDGLNKMSTSVFRARPWFAAGAWGGQWMKRHMPQLDQNEVNYAWSFELIVPENGIVFESEGLLLEVSFDLLMFLQGKNILGKHAERFGTEFPIRFDFLDTFEGGNLSIQCHPSLNYIKEQFGEQITQDETYYILDCNDDASVYLGFQEDINADEFKNVLQNSNENGVEVDIEKYVQVHKAKKHDLFLIPNRTIHSAGAQNLVLEISATPYIFTFKMYDWLRLDLNGKPRPINIDHAFKNLDFSRKGDKVTEQLISKPYLLDEADGVVCYHLPTHADHFYDIHRLEFDSEVEVQTEGLCHVLMLVEGTSIAVTTDNSATMSFAFAETFVIPAAAKSYKIINNGKARAKVIKAFLK; via the coding sequence ATGAACGAAAATAAAAGCAACATTTATCAGAATCTCAACACAGATATGTCTATAGAAGAACCGATGCGAAAAACCCAGCAGGAGATTATGCCGGCATTTACTGAAGCCATTAATAAGCCCACTGGTTACGATATATATCCGTATTATCCCCTTGGTGATCAAAAAATATTTAACGGTTACGCAGCCTTAAGTGATTATATCGCCGAACAAAAAACAGTTGTTATCGACGGTTATGTAGGCGTTTATTGGAATCTTTTTATTAGTTCATTAACACAGGAACTCGGTTCGCGGGGCTTGAGCTTAAACATTATAGATACCGCCTCTTTTTTCAAAAATGAAGCGGTAATCGACGAAATGGCCGGTGAATTTCTCGGCGAAAAAGACGCCGTTTGGGGCAGAAAGACTACATTAACATTGGCAGACTTTTTCGATTTGGAGGCAATGAAAAGCAGTGCTGCCAGCCACGAGTTCGATATTAATATTATGGTAGGCTGCGGTGCTTCGCTAAGCGATTGGGATGCCGCCCTTGTTTATGTAGATTTACCCAAAAATGAGCTCCAGCACCGTATGAGTGCAGGTGCAATCTGCAATTTAGGTAAATCGCAACCACAGGAGCCAACAGAAATGTACAAACGTTTCTATTTTGTTGATTGGGTGGTGCTCAACAACCATAAAGAAAGTTTGGTGCAGCGTGCAGATGTATTCGTCGATGCGCAGTGGGATGAAGAAATTAACTGGGCGCATGCTGATACCATTCGCGATGGGTTGAATAAAATGTCTACCTCCGTTTTTCGGGCCCGCCCGTGGTTTGCCGCCGGCGCCTGGGGCGGCCAATGGATGAAACGGCACATGCCGCAGCTCGATCAGAATGAGGTTAATTACGCCTGGTCGTTCGAACTGATTGTGCCAGAGAATGGCATCGTTTTCGAAAGTGAAGGGCTCTTGCTCGAAGTATCGTTTGATTTACTGATGTTTCTCCAGGGCAAAAATATTTTGGGCAAACACGCTGAACGTTTTGGAACCGAGTTTCCGATCAGGTTCGATTTTCTCGATACTTTCGAGGGCGGCAATCTATCTATACAGTGCCACCCAAGCCTAAACTATATTAAAGAACAATTCGGCGAGCAAATTACGCAGGATGAAACCTACTATATATTAGATTGTAACGACGATGCTTCCGTATACCTCGGTTTTCAGGAAGACATTAATGCCGATGAATTTAAAAATGTGCTTCAAAATAGCAATGAAAATGGAGTAGAAGTGGACATTGAAAAATATGTTCAGGTTCACAAAGCCAAAAAGCACGACCTGTTTTTGATTCCAAATCGCACCATTCACAGCGCCGGCGCACAAAACCTCGTATTAGAAATTAGTGCAACTCCATACATCTTTACGTTCAAAATGTACGACTGGCTGAGGCTTGACCTGAATGGGAAACCTCGGCCAATCAACATCGATCACGCCTTTAAAAATCTCGATTTCAGCAGAAAAGGCGACAAGGTTACAGAACAATTAATATCCAAACCGTATTTGTTGGACGAAGCCGATGGAGTGGTGTGCTATCATTTGCCTACGCATGCCGACCATTTTTACGATATACACCGGTTAGAATTCGATTCGGAAGTTGAAGTACAAACCGAAGGCCTTTGCCATGTGCTGATGCTGGTTGAGGGAACCTCAATTGCGGTAACCACAGATAATAGCGCTACCATGAGTTTTGCTTTTGCCGAAACGTTCGTTATCCCCGCAGCAGCTAAAAGCTACAAGATAATAAATAATGGCAAGGCAAGGGCGAAAGTGATTAAGGCTTTCTTAAAATAG
- a CDS encoding alpha-glucuronidase family glycosyl hydrolase: MLKNFLRIACLLLLVLGSYWAKAEDGYKLWLRYNRITNKAVAAEYRSFLSAVYFPSTSPTATVAKQEIETASIGLLEARLRLASSVEQATLIVATPRTCPELGDLEQTKALSKLGKDGFMVFTAKLKGKQRLVVVANEDVGLLYGVFKLLTELQNGVHLKSIFISDYPKIENRILNHWDNLDGSVERGYAGNSIFKWEELPKRIDPRYIDYARANASIGINGTVLNNVNANSKILSTAYIAKVKALANVLRLYGIRVYLTAKFTAPMELGGLKTADPLNEDVKKWWKEKIAEIYQAIPDFGGFCVKANSEGQPGPQDYGRSHAQGANLLADLLKPHNGLLMWRAFVYNNKASDDRVVEAYNEFKPLDGQFSSNVLLQVKNGPIDFQPREPFNPLFGAMPNTQLMLEVQITQEYLGFDKHLVYLAPLFEECLQADTYAWGKGATISKVISKKISAGQQTAIAGVANVGNIKNWTGHPFGQANWFAFGRLAWNPDLTSADIAKEWLGLTFSNDPKFINTALDMMMNSREAAVDYMTPLGLTMLMDVSHYRPAPWRRDKPAPVLSAESFHRADRLGIGYDRSSAGSKATAQYQTPLKEIFDDPKSCPEKYLLWFHHVSWDFKLKSGLPVWDGLCRHYYQGVEQVAKMADQWNQLGPFVDAEQFKKVQSLLTTQHEEATLWRDANVLYFQSLSNRPIPAVLTPPGRSLDEVKALLKTQGSR, encoded by the coding sequence ATGTTGAAAAATTTTTTGAGAATCGCTTGTTTACTCCTTCTTGTACTCGGTAGTTATTGGGCAAAGGCCGAAGATGGTTACAAGTTGTGGCTGCGGTATAACCGCATTACCAACAAAGCCGTGGCAGCCGAATACAGAAGCTTTTTAAGTGCTGTTTATTTCCCCTCAACTTCGCCCACTGCCACGGTGGCAAAACAAGAGATCGAAACCGCTTCAATCGGCCTCCTGGAAGCGCGTTTAAGGCTGGCGAGCTCGGTTGAACAGGCTACCCTTATTGTAGCAACGCCCAGAACGTGCCCAGAACTTGGAGATTTAGAACAAACCAAAGCGCTGAGCAAATTGGGCAAAGATGGTTTTATGGTATTTACTGCCAAACTTAAGGGAAAGCAACGTTTGGTTGTTGTCGCCAACGAGGATGTTGGCTTGCTTTATGGCGTGTTTAAACTGCTTACTGAATTACAAAATGGCGTACATTTGAAAAGTATCTTCATTAGCGATTACCCGAAAATTGAGAACAGGATTCTTAACCATTGGGATAATTTAGACGGCTCGGTTGAGCGGGGCTATGCCGGAAATTCCATTTTTAAGTGGGAAGAGTTGCCCAAACGAATTGATCCCCGCTACATCGATTATGCACGGGCCAACGCTTCAATAGGAATCAATGGAACGGTATTAAACAACGTAAACGCCAACTCAAAAATACTTTCTACAGCATACATTGCAAAAGTAAAAGCATTGGCCAATGTGTTGCGGCTGTACGGCATCAGGGTTTATCTCACCGCTAAATTTACGGCGCCAATGGAACTGGGCGGGTTAAAAACTGCCGATCCACTAAATGAGGACGTTAAAAAATGGTGGAAAGAGAAGATAGCAGAAATTTATCAGGCGATACCTGATTTTGGCGGCTTCTGCGTAAAAGCAAACTCCGAGGGGCAACCAGGCCCGCAAGATTACGGGCGCAGCCATGCACAGGGAGCCAACCTACTGGCCGATTTATTAAAGCCGCATAATGGTTTATTGATGTGGAGGGCCTTTGTTTACAACAACAAGGCGAGCGACGACCGGGTGGTTGAAGCCTACAACGAATTTAAACCGCTCGATGGACAATTCAGCTCCAATGTGCTTTTGCAAGTTAAAAATGGCCCCATCGATTTTCAGCCCCGCGAACCTTTTAACCCTTTGTTCGGCGCAATGCCAAATACACAGCTGATGCTTGAAGTGCAGATTACCCAGGAGTATCTGGGGTTCGACAAGCATCTCGTTTATCTGGCGCCCTTATTTGAGGAATGCCTGCAAGCAGATACTTATGCATGGGGAAAGGGGGCGACGATTTCAAAGGTGATCAGCAAAAAGATCTCAGCCGGGCAGCAAACGGCAATTGCGGGTGTGGCCAACGTCGGTAACATTAAAAACTGGACAGGGCATCCCTTTGGACAGGCCAATTGGTTTGCGTTTGGCAGGTTGGCCTGGAACCCTGATCTAACATCAGCTGACATTGCAAAGGAATGGCTCGGATTAACGTTTTCCAACGATCCGAAATTTATCAATACCGCACTCGATATGATGATGAACTCAAGGGAGGCCGCTGTAGATTACATGACGCCTTTGGGATTAACGATGTTAATGGACGTTAGCCACTACCGGCCGGCGCCCTGGAGGCGAGATAAGCCAGCTCCCGTTCTTTCAGCAGAGAGTTTTCACCGGGCAGACCGTTTAGGAATTGGGTACGATAGGAGCAGCGCTGGCAGCAAGGCCACCGCACAATACCAAACCCCGCTCAAAGAGATTTTTGATGATCCTAAAAGCTGTCCCGAAAAATACCTCCTGTGGTTTCATCATGTGAGCTGGGATTTTAAACTGAAATCAGGACTTCCGGTTTGGGATGGATTATGCAGACATTATTATCAAGGTGTTGAACAGGTGGCAAAAATGGCTGACCAATGGAACCAACTTGGCCCCTTTGTTGATGCTGAGCAGTTCAAAAAAGTGCAGTCGCTTTTAACCACTCAACATGAGGAAGCCACGCTGTGGCGTGATGCCAATGTGCTTTATTTTCAGTCGCTTTCTAATCGGCCGATTCCAGCTGTGCTTACGCCGCCCGGCCGCTCACTCGATGAAGTGAAAGCATTATTAAAAACCCAAGGCAGTCGCTAA